Proteins co-encoded in one Flavobacteriaceae bacterium MAR_2009_75 genomic window:
- a CDS encoding glyoxylate reductase — protein sequence MNVLVSLNIPDIGVEMMKKEGISVTKWTEDYPMPQDELLQKTQKFDALLSTMNYNLDADFLKANSHLQIISQFAVGYDNIDVETATNLGIPFANAPNSMTDATADTALALLLAASKNMLYLHKTIAKGEWKHFKPQGHLGIELKGKTLGIFGLGRIGLEFAKRCKGAYDMNIIYCNRSKNRQAESLLSAKKVSFDELLSESDIVSAHCALTDETKYTFDRSAFNKMRKSSIFINTARGAVHNEDDLIRALKDGQIWGAGLDVTDPEPMLPNNPLLDMENAAVTPHIGSATEEARNRMSVYAAQNIIAKYKGEPIPYLVNKEVLKNK from the coding sequence ATGAATGTATTAGTTAGTTTAAACATACCTGATATAGGAGTTGAAATGATGAAAAAAGAGGGAATCTCCGTCACCAAATGGACGGAAGATTACCCTATGCCCCAAGATGAGCTTCTTCAGAAAACCCAAAAGTTTGATGCACTTTTGAGTACCATGAATTACAATTTGGATGCAGATTTTCTAAAAGCTAATTCGCATCTTCAAATTATATCACAATTTGCCGTAGGTTATGACAATATAGATGTAGAAACGGCAACGAACTTGGGCATACCTTTTGCGAACGCCCCCAACTCAATGACAGATGCTACGGCCGATACCGCTCTAGCCCTATTATTGGCAGCCTCAAAAAATATGTTGTACCTACATAAAACTATAGCAAAAGGAGAATGGAAGCATTTTAAGCCGCAGGGCCATTTAGGTATCGAGTTGAAGGGAAAAACATTGGGCATCTTCGGCTTGGGGCGCATAGGTCTTGAATTCGCCAAACGCTGTAAAGGTGCTTATGATATGAACATCATATATTGTAATAGAAGCAAAAATCGGCAGGCAGAAAGTTTGTTGAGTGCGAAAAAAGTAAGCTTTGATGAGCTTTTAAGTGAAAGTGACATTGTTTCCGCACATTGTGCGTTGACCGATGAAACAAAATATACTTTCGACCGGTCGGCCTTCAATAAAATGAGAAAGTCTTCCATATTTATAAATACGGCCCGTGGTGCAGTACACAACGAAGATGATTTGATACGTGCCTTAAAGGATGGGCAAATTTGGGGTGCTGGTTTAGATGTGACAGACCCAGAGCCGATGCTTCCAAATAATCCGCTTCTTGATATGGAAAATGCTGCGGTCACACCGCATATAGGTTCTGCAACTGAAGAAGCAAGAAACAGAATGTCGGTTTATGCAGCGCAGAATATCATTGCCAAATATAAAGGAGAGCCCATACCGTATTTGGTAAATAAAGAAGTGCTGAAAAATAAGTAA
- a CDS encoding VCBS repeat protein, producing MYNNIKFLKQIKLFNGSHLKWLPFFIILSCTSSKEEKQLTLYKTHCASCHALPSIEALPKNLWQDKVLPEMAARMGVRDSTNNPYEDLSLVEQGAVLQTGIYPTSPIISLEDWALLKEYIINNAPNKLVEVPPKDLNRLSQFKERAIALDSSNGSSFSYLKFNSERNSIYAGTLRGQLLEYNFKNGLSEKVLRAGSTITDYTQIGDTAYLTTIGFMLPSEIPAGNLGIKEGQIVKSLPQKLHRPVHTLIHDFNNDGKNELVISEFGDLQGKLAFWKKNEKGHFIETVLIKQPGFVKSVAADMNNDGLDDIISLSSQGNEGVVILFQGEDTKFFSRKVLSFPPHYGSSWFEIVDFDNDGNLDLITAHGDNADETYVMKPYHGMRIHLNDGANNFDESFFYQMHGCTRISAKDFDQDGDIDIALLSTFPDYENHTDETFVYLENNGSSDFKFTSHVLSEPNAGKWFLMDSGDIDSDGDEDIILSTLTYDYSPTPKELQERWNNENLDILLLENLIN from the coding sequence ATGTATAACAATATAAAGTTTTTAAAACAGATTAAATTGTTTAATGGCTCGCATTTAAAATGGTTACCTTTCTTTATTATTCTTAGTTGTACTAGTTCAAAAGAGGAAAAACAGCTGACCTTGTACAAAACCCATTGTGCTAGTTGTCATGCACTACCAAGTATCGAGGCTTTGCCTAAAAATCTTTGGCAAGATAAGGTACTGCCTGAAATGGCGGCAAGAATGGGGGTTCGAGATTCAACCAACAATCCATATGAAGATTTATCATTAGTCGAGCAGGGGGCGGTTTTACAAACTGGTATTTATCCAACAAGTCCTATTATTAGTTTAGAGGATTGGGCGTTGTTAAAAGAATATATCATTAATAACGCTCCAAATAAATTAGTTGAAGTGCCGCCTAAAGACTTAAATAGGCTATCGCAATTTAAGGAAAGAGCGATTGCCTTAGATAGTTCAAACGGAAGTAGTTTTAGTTATTTAAAATTCAACTCCGAAAGAAATAGCATTTATGCCGGAACCTTAAGAGGTCAATTATTGGAATATAATTTTAAAAATGGACTTTCAGAAAAAGTTCTAAGAGCGGGGAGCACAATTACTGATTATACACAAATAGGAGATACAGCTTACCTTACTACCATTGGGTTTATGCTTCCTTCGGAAATACCCGCTGGAAATTTAGGAATAAAGGAGGGGCAAATTGTTAAATCGTTGCCTCAAAAATTACACCGTCCTGTTCATACTTTGATTCATGATTTTAATAATGATGGAAAAAATGAATTGGTCATAAGTGAATTTGGAGATTTACAAGGGAAACTTGCTTTTTGGAAAAAAAATGAAAAAGGCCACTTTATAGAAACGGTACTTATAAAACAACCAGGCTTTGTAAAAAGTGTTGCAGCCGACATGAATAATGATGGACTTGATGATATTATTTCGCTTAGTTCTCAAGGGAATGAAGGTGTGGTTATTTTATTTCAAGGAGAGGATACGAAGTTTTTCTCGAGAAAGGTATTAAGTTTTCCTCCTCATTATGGCAGTAGCTGGTTTGAAATTGTTGACTTTGATAACGATGGCAATTTAGACTTAATTACGGCACATGGTGATAATGCAGATGAAACCTACGTTATGAAGCCCTATCATGGTATGCGTATTCATTTGAATGATGGGGCCAATAATTTTGATGAATCTTTTTTTTATCAAATGCACGGTTGTACACGTATTAGTGCCAAAGATTTTGATCAAGATGGCGATATCGATATAGCATTACTGTCAACATTCCCCGATTACGAGAATCACACTGATGAAACATTCGTGTATTTGGAAAATAATGGGTCAAGCGACTTTAAATTTACCAGCCATGTCCTTTCTGAACCTAACGCCGGTAAATGGTTTTTAATGGATTCTGGTGATATAGACTCAGATGGGGATGAAGATATAATTTTGAGCACCTTAACTTACGATTATAGCCCCACACCTAAAGAATTACAAGAGAGATGGAATAATGAAAATTTAGATATCTTGCTACTGGAGAATCTTATAAATTAG
- a CDS encoding N-acetylmuramoyl-L-alanine amidase, whose translation MKIFIVQLILCLTLISCTSSKTIIDKPIVFDEARIQLTSEYMSERYGIEKEEPIIDPKMIVIHWTAIPTLEDSFKAFEKSTLPNWRPDIKGVSGLNVSTHFLIDQDGTIFRLMPEHLMGRHVIGLNHTALGIENVGGTDDTPLTDAQLESNIWLVKYLSDKYDIDYLIGHYEYTNFEDNPLWLEKDDGYRTQKTDPGSDFMQKIRKATKNLNFKPIPN comes from the coding sequence ATGAAGATATTTATCGTTCAACTCATATTGTGTCTTACTCTCATTTCTTGCACTAGTTCTAAAACTATTATAGATAAACCGATTGTATTTGACGAAGCTAGAATTCAATTGACCTCTGAGTATATGAGTGAGAGATACGGCATAGAAAAGGAAGAGCCCATCATCGACCCCAAAATGATCGTAATACACTGGACGGCCATTCCGACCTTAGAGGACTCGTTTAAAGCTTTTGAAAAGTCTACATTGCCCAATTGGCGCCCTGATATTAAAGGGGTGAGTGGTTTGAACGTTTCTACCCATTTCTTGATTGATCAAGACGGGACTATTTTTCGCCTCATGCCCGAACACCTTATGGGCAGGCATGTCATAGGCTTAAATCACACAGCATTAGGCATTGAAAATGTGGGAGGCACAGATGATACCCCTCTAACAGATGCACAACTTGAATCGAATATTTGGTTGGTAAAATATCTATCTGATAAATATGATATCGATTATCTTATAGGGCATTATGAGTATACTAATTTTGAAGACAACCCGCTTTGGTTAGAAAAAGATGATGGCTATCGCACGCAGAAGACCGATCCCGGTAGTGATTTTATGCAAAAGATAAGAAAAGCGACCAAAAATCTTAATTTTAAACCCATACCAAATTAA
- a CDS encoding 3D (Asp-Asp-Asp) domain-containing protein — translation MNRIWSVFLLVSILNLSCSTTDRDYIWKEKIVTASAYNSTVAQTDGQPSIAAWGDTLSPELKAIAVSRDLMRLGIERNTQVKIEGLDGIYLVKDKMHYRWRNKIDIYMGLNVEKAREWGRKKVKIYYRVKKDSVTNGK, via the coding sequence ATGAACCGAATATGGTCAGTATTTCTGCTGGTTTCGATACTTAACTTGAGTTGTAGTACCACGGATCGTGATTATATTTGGAAAGAAAAAATAGTAACCGCATCAGCTTATAATTCTACGGTTGCTCAAACCGATGGTCAACCTAGTATAGCGGCATGGGGAGATACTTTGTCTCCAGAGTTAAAGGCGATTGCTGTTTCTAGAGATTTGATGCGATTAGGTATTGAGCGCAATACCCAAGTGAAAATTGAAGGTCTTGATGGTATCTATTTGGTCAAAGATAAAATGCACTACCGCTGGCGAAATAAAATTGATATTTATATGGGTCTAAACGTAGAAAAAGCCCGAGAGTGGGGTAGAAAAAAGGTTAAAATATATTATCGGGTCAAAAAAGACTCTGTTACAAACGGCAAATAA